A genomic segment from Salvia splendens isolate huo1 chromosome 13, SspV2, whole genome shotgun sequence encodes:
- the LOC121761607 gene encoding pectin acetylesterase 8-like, with product MGKNTMIACFIILLCTLEVICVEHVKYTLLHSAVPKGAVCLDGTPPAYAYSEGCGDGSTNWLVYLEGGAWCDLEEETSCQRRSRSYLGSTYDLVNKEIPFNAILESDCQLNPDFYNWHKVFVHYCDGSLFMSDVDQVDPTNNLTFRGGRIYNVVMEELLGKGMRNAHNAILSGSSAGGLSTILHCDRFRALFPNTTRVKCISDSGFFIRGEGELAKQSESHFAQVIEANGLRPLLPRSCTSKRDPNLCLFAEYLVEDVATPLFILEAAFDSYQIEHNFILTVPGLDPILWKNCSKSLEQCNATQIGIIKDFGPIFKKTLMKLGNSSSRGVFLDSCYLHFHFYSTYNWISTPVLHNKTIQKAIGDWFYDRSTFQEIDNPLYPQNCYRK from the exons A TGGGTAAAAATACGATGATAGCTTGCTTCATCATTCTCTTGTGTACACTTGAAGTCATCTGCGTAGAGCACGTTAAATACACTTTGCTACACTCGGCTGTTCCAAAAGGAGCag tCTGTCTGGATGGAACTCCACCAGCATATGCCTACAGTGAGGGATGTGGAGATGGATCTACAAACTGGCTCGTTTACTTGGAG GGCGGTGCATGGTGTGATTTAGAGGAAGAGACAAGCTGTCAAAGAAGGTCAAGATCCTATCTTGGAAGCACCTATGATTTAGTTAATAAAGAGATACCATTCAACGCAATACTTGAATCAGATTGTCAATTGAATCCCG atttCTACAATTGGCATAAAGTTTTTGTTCACTACTGTGATGGCTCGTTGTTTATGTCTGACGTCGACCAAGTTGATCCT ACTAACAACCTCACATTCCGAGGTGGGAGGATCTATAATGTTGTAATGGAGGAGCTGCTTGGCAAAGGAATGAGAAATGCCCACAAT gCTATCTTGTCGGGTTCTTCAGCAGGTGGATTGAGCACAATCCTACATTGTGATAGATTCCGAGCCCTGTTTCCGAATACCACAAGAGTCAAGTGTATATCGGATAGTGGGTTTTTTATACGAgg GGAAGGTGAATTGGCAAAACAATCAGAAAGCCATTTTGCTCAAGTGATTGAAGCAAAT GGACTTAGACCATTACTGCCTAGATCATGCACGTCTAAGAGGGACCCCAATTTG tGTCTCTTCGCTGAGTATTTGGTTGAAGATGTTGCCACTCCACTCTTTATACTTGAAGCAGCTTTTGATTCATACCAG ATTGAACACAACTTCATATTAACTGTTCCTGGTCTGGATCCAATTCTATGGAAAAATTGTTCAAAAAGCCTGGAACAGTGCAATGCTACACAAATAGGAATCATAAAGG ATTTTGGACCTATTTTCAAGAAGACATTAATGAAGCTCGGTAACTCTTCGAGCAGAGGGGTATTTTTGGATTCGTGCTatcttcattttcatttctattCAACATATAATTGGATATCCACACCAGTACTTCACAACAAA ACCATACAAAAAGCTATCGGTGATTGGTTCTATGATCGAAGTACATTTCAAGAGATAGATAATCCTTTATATCCACAAAATTGTTATCGTAAATAG